Proteins from one Bradyrhizobium amphicarpaeae genomic window:
- a CDS encoding ABC transporter permease, whose translation MTSATFRHSVWILRGNPLTAIAATGVLLFVLVAIAGPWIVPYDPVASNVSEALLPPSAAHIAGTDQLGRDVFSRLIVAAGLDLAIAVSAVGISFAIGAVVGSFCGYAGGRLDRAVGRFVDVMMAFPLFVLAMAMVAALGNRIENIVIATAIINLPFYIRFARAEVNVRRNVGWVEAARACGESHFSVVLRFLLPNILPAMAVQISLNLGWAILNAAGLSFIGLGVKPPTPEWGIMVAEGARFISTGRWWLVAFPGLALMMAVLCFNLLGDGMRDILDPRMRT comes from the coding sequence ATGACCAGCGCAACCTTCCGCCATTCGGTCTGGATCCTGCGCGGCAACCCGCTCACCGCAATTGCCGCGACCGGCGTGCTCCTGTTCGTGCTGGTTGCGATCGCCGGACCGTGGATCGTGCCTTACGATCCCGTGGCTTCCAATGTCTCGGAGGCCCTGCTGCCGCCGAGCGCGGCGCATATTGCCGGCACGGATCAGCTCGGGCGCGACGTGTTCAGCCGTCTCATCGTCGCCGCGGGTCTCGATCTTGCCATTGCGGTCTCGGCAGTCGGCATCTCCTTCGCGATCGGTGCAGTGGTCGGCTCGTTCTGCGGCTATGCCGGTGGCCGGCTCGATCGTGCCGTCGGCCGCTTCGTCGACGTGATGATGGCCTTTCCGCTGTTCGTGCTGGCGATGGCGATGGTCGCAGCGCTCGGCAACCGGATCGAGAACATCGTGATCGCGACCGCGATCATCAATCTTCCCTTCTACATCCGCTTCGCGCGGGCCGAGGTCAACGTCCGCCGCAATGTCGGCTGGGTGGAGGCGGCGCGCGCCTGCGGCGAGAGCCATTTCTCGGTGGTGCTGCGCTTCCTGCTGCCGAATATCCTGCCGGCGATGGCGGTGCAGATTTCGCTCAACCTCGGCTGGGCCATCCTCAACGCGGCGGGCCTGTCCTTCATCGGCCTGGGCGTCAAGCCGCCGACGCCGGAATGGGGCATCATGGTCGCGGAAGGCGCGCGCTTCATCTCGACGGGGCGGTGGTGGCTGGTCGCCTTTCCCGGCCTGGCGCTGATGATGGCCGTGCTGTGCTTCAATCTGCTCGGGGACGGGATGCGGGACATTCTCGACCCCCGCATGCGCACATGA
- the nikE gene encoding nickel ABC transporter ATP-binding protein NikE encodes MSEALLSIDDLHVAFSTRRGMVEAVRGVTLTVGKGEMLGLVGESGSGKSVTGFATTRLLDPAGRVTGGRILFRGQDVTKLGGDDLRQLQGAAMSMIFQNPRAALNPIRAIGLQIADAILTHKRISKDAARAEALDLLRAVQIREPEARMNAYPHELSGGMCQRVMIAIAISCNPALLIADEPTTGLDVTTQKVVMDLLADIAAARGMATILITHDLGLAARYCRRIAVMERGRIVEESDPRTLFSTPQHAYTRRLVAASPTATSRIEDLVTEEEREGYAAMLGKPRQEPAYGTPPLLEVRELAKRFDEGSAAVADFSMTMAGGESVGLVGESGSGKSTTSRMICRLIDPSEGDIVFDGQSIGHVASRDFHRSPLRKDIQMVFQDPNESLNPRFTAFDCIAHPLTRLDGMRAGDALRTRVEECAERVGLPRDLLPRFPHQLSGGQKARVGIARAIACRPRLLVLDEPTAALDVSVQAVVLQLLDRLRRENDIALLFVSHDLNVVRMLCDRTIVLRNGAIVEQGESRALFDNPKTDYTRKLVEAIPHIDTRPALAVAL; translated from the coding sequence ATGAGCGAGGCCCTGCTCAGCATCGACGACCTTCACGTCGCGTTCTCGACGCGACGCGGCATGGTCGAGGCCGTCCGCGGCGTGACGCTGACGGTCGGGAAGGGCGAGATGCTTGGCCTCGTCGGCGAGAGCGGCTCGGGCAAGTCGGTGACCGGCTTTGCGACCACACGGCTATTGGACCCCGCCGGACGCGTGACCGGCGGCAGGATCCTGTTTCGCGGACAGGACGTGACGAAGCTTGGGGGAGACGACCTCCGTCAGCTCCAGGGCGCCGCGATGTCGATGATCTTTCAGAACCCGCGGGCCGCGCTCAATCCGATCCGGGCGATCGGCTTGCAGATCGCGGACGCCATCCTCACCCACAAGCGTATCTCGAAAGACGCCGCGCGGGCCGAAGCGCTGGACCTGCTGCGCGCCGTTCAAATCCGCGAGCCCGAGGCGCGGATGAATGCCTATCCGCACGAGCTCTCCGGCGGCATGTGCCAGCGCGTCATGATCGCGATCGCGATCTCCTGCAATCCGGCGCTGCTGATCGCGGACGAGCCCACCACCGGCCTCGACGTCACCACGCAGAAGGTTGTGATGGATCTTCTGGCAGACATTGCCGCCGCGCGCGGCATGGCCACGATCCTGATCACGCATGATCTCGGGCTTGCCGCACGCTATTGCCGCCGCATCGCCGTGATGGAGCGCGGCCGCATCGTCGAGGAATCAGATCCCAGGACGCTCTTCTCCACGCCGCAGCACGCCTACACCAGGCGCCTCGTGGCGGCATCGCCGACCGCGACGTCGCGGATTGAAGACCTCGTGACGGAAGAGGAGCGGGAAGGCTACGCGGCCATGCTCGGCAAGCCGAGGCAGGAGCCCGCGTACGGAACGCCGCCGCTGCTCGAGGTGCGCGAGCTCGCCAAGCGCTTCGACGAGGGCTCCGCGGCGGTCGCGGATTTCTCGATGACGATGGCCGGCGGCGAGAGCGTCGGCCTCGTCGGCGAGTCCGGCTCGGGCAAGAGCACGACGTCGCGGATGATCTGCCGCCTGATCGATCCGAGCGAAGGCGACATCGTGTTCGACGGGCAGTCGATCGGCCATGTGGCGTCGCGTGATTTCCATCGCTCGCCCTTGCGCAAAGACATCCAGATGGTCTTCCAGGATCCGAATGAGAGCCTCAACCCGCGGTTCACCGCGTTCGACTGCATCGCTCATCCCCTGACGCGTCTCGACGGCATGCGGGCTGGCGACGCGCTGCGCACGCGGGTCGAGGAATGCGCCGAGCGCGTGGGACTGCCGCGCGATCTCCTGCCGCGGTTTCCGCACCAGCTCTCCGGCGGCCAGAAAGCCCGCGTCGGCATCGCGCGCGCCATCGCCTGCCGGCCGCGGCTCCTGGTGCTGGACGAGCCGACCGCAGCGCTCGATGTCTCGGTGCAGGCGGTGGTGCTGCAACTGCTTGACCGGCTCAGGCGCGAGAACGACATCGCGCTGCTGTTCGTCAGCCACGATCTCAACGTGGTGCGCATGCTCTGCGACCGCACCATCGTGCTGCGCAACGGCGCAATCGTCGAGCAGGGCGAGAGCCGGGCGCTGTTCGACAATCCGAAGACCGACTACACGCGCAAGCTGGTCGAGGCGATCCCCCATATCGACACCCGGCCGGCGCTGGCGGTTGCGCTTTGA
- a CDS encoding ABC transporter substrate-binding protein: MDRRTVLKGLAGAGGLALTGISAPAIAQGASARTLRFVPQANLANFDPIWGTQYVVRNAAALVWDTLYGIDSSLVPQRQMVESEQVSDDGTTWTFKLRPGLKFHDGEPVLSKDVVASLTRWAVRDPMGLMIKALQQELTAVDDRTFKWVLKQPFPKMLYALGKNNSPCAFIMPERIAQTDPFKQIGDYVGSGPMKFTKAEWVPGAKAVFEKFADYSPRQEKASWLAGGKQMLVDRIEWIVMPDAATAAAALQNGEIDWWENPIADLVPVLKKNKNISVDIGDPLGNIGSFRMNFLYPPFNDVRARRAVLMALSQEDYMRAIVGDDTSLWKPLPGFFTPDTPLYSEMGGEILKGKRDLDAAKKLLAESGYSGQPVTCLVAQDQPITKAQGDVTADLLKRLGMNVDFVATDWGTVGSRRALKTPPGQGGWNMFHTWHAGADCTNPAPYTAIRANGDKAWFGWPTSAGTEKEVTSWFEAKNLDEEKAAIGRLNKAALDDVVYAPTGFFLSYTAWRKNVSGITKGPLPFFWGVSKSA, translated from the coding sequence ATGGATCGCAGGACCGTATTGAAGGGACTGGCCGGCGCGGGCGGTCTGGCATTGACAGGCATCTCGGCCCCGGCCATCGCGCAAGGCGCATCAGCCCGCACCCTGCGCTTCGTGCCGCAGGCCAACCTCGCCAATTTCGATCCGATCTGGGGCACGCAATATGTCGTGCGCAATGCCGCCGCGCTGGTCTGGGACACGCTCTACGGCATCGATTCCTCGCTGGTGCCGCAACGGCAGATGGTCGAGTCCGAGCAGGTTAGCGACGACGGCACGACCTGGACCTTCAAGCTGCGGCCGGGCCTCAAGTTCCATGATGGCGAGCCGGTGCTGAGCAAGGACGTCGTCGCGAGCCTGACGCGCTGGGCGGTGCGCGATCCGATGGGCCTGATGATCAAGGCGCTCCAGCAGGAACTCACCGCCGTCGACGACCGTACCTTCAAATGGGTTTTGAAGCAGCCCTTCCCGAAAATGCTCTATGCACTCGGCAAGAACAACTCGCCGTGCGCCTTCATCATGCCCGAGCGCATCGCGCAAACGGATCCGTTCAAGCAGATCGGCGACTATGTCGGCTCCGGCCCGATGAAGTTTACCAAGGCGGAGTGGGTTCCGGGCGCGAAGGCCGTGTTCGAGAAATTTGCCGACTATTCGCCGCGGCAGGAGAAGGCGTCATGGCTCGCCGGCGGCAAGCAGATGTTGGTTGATCGTATCGAATGGATCGTGATGCCGGATGCAGCCACCGCGGCCGCGGCGCTGCAGAACGGCGAGATCGACTGGTGGGAAAATCCGATCGCCGACCTCGTTCCGGTGCTGAAGAAGAACAAGAACATCAGCGTGGATATCGGCGATCCCCTCGGCAATATCGGCTCGTTCCGCATGAATTTCCTGTATCCGCCCTTCAACGACGTGCGGGCACGGCGCGCGGTGCTGATGGCGCTCAGCCAGGAAGACTACATGCGCGCGATCGTCGGCGACGACACCTCGCTGTGGAAGCCGCTGCCCGGCTTCTTCACGCCGGACACGCCGCTCTATAGCGAGATGGGCGGCGAAATCCTGAAGGGCAAGCGCGATCTCGACGCGGCCAAGAAGCTGCTCGCCGAGAGCGGCTATTCCGGCCAGCCGGTGACGTGCCTCGTCGCGCAGGATCAGCCCATCACCAAGGCGCAAGGCGACGTCACCGCGGACCTGCTGAAGCGGCTCGGCATGAATGTCGATTTCGTCGCGACCGACTGGGGCACGGTCGGCTCCCGCCGCGCACTGAAGACCCCTCCGGGCCAGGGCGGCTGGAACATGTTCCACACCTGGCACGCGGGCGCGGACTGCACCAACCCCGCGCCCTACACCGCCATACGCGCCAATGGCGACAAGGCCTGGTTCGGCTGGCCGACCAGCGCAGGTACCGAGAAGGAAGTCACGTCCTGGTTCGAGGCCAAGAACCTCGACGAGGAGAAGGCCGCCATCGGCCGCCTCAACAAGGCGGCGCTCGATGACGTCGTCTACGCGCCGACCGGCTTCTTCCTGAGCTACACGGCTTGGCGCAAGAACGTCTCCGGCATCACCAAGGGGCCGCTGCCGTTCTTCTGGGGCGTTTCGAAATCCGCATGA
- a CDS encoding ABC transporter permease, with amino-acid sequence MLSYILRRIVSTLPVMAIVALFVFSLLYIAPGDPAVVIAGDQASPEDVERIRQSLGLDRPFLIQFGGWVWRILHGDLGTSIFTNLPVSAMIGQRLGPTLSLMTVTLLLTIVIAVPLGVVAAWKAGSLIDRVIMGFAVFGFSLPVFVVGYMLAYIFALELEWLPVQGYTPLAQGFWPWLENLILPAVALGCVYIALIARITRATMLEVLQQDYIRTARAKGLGQGGILFVHALKNAAVPIVTVIGIGIALLIGGAVVTESVFAIPGLGRLTIDAILRRDYPVIQGIVLLFSFVYVLVNLMIDVIYTLVDPRIRY; translated from the coding sequence ATGCTCTCCTACATCCTCCGTCGCATCGTCTCGACATTGCCGGTCATGGCGATCGTCGCGCTGTTCGTGTTCAGCCTGCTCTACATCGCGCCGGGGGATCCCGCCGTGGTGATCGCGGGCGATCAGGCGAGCCCGGAGGATGTGGAGCGCATCCGTCAGAGCCTGGGTCTCGATCGTCCGTTCCTGATCCAGTTCGGAGGCTGGGTCTGGCGCATCCTGCACGGCGATCTCGGCACCTCGATCTTCACCAATCTGCCGGTCTCGGCGATGATCGGACAGCGACTCGGGCCCACGCTGTCGCTGATGACCGTCACGCTGCTGCTCACGATCGTGATCGCGGTGCCGCTCGGCGTGGTAGCGGCCTGGAAGGCCGGCAGCCTGATCGACCGCGTCATCATGGGCTTTGCCGTGTTCGGCTTCTCGCTGCCCGTCTTCGTGGTCGGCTACATGCTCGCCTACATCTTTGCACTCGAGTTGGAATGGCTTCCGGTGCAGGGCTACACGCCGCTGGCCCAGGGCTTCTGGCCCTGGCTGGAGAATTTGATTCTTCCGGCGGTCGCGCTCGGCTGCGTCTATATCGCGCTGATCGCGCGCATCACCCGCGCCACCATGCTCGAAGTGCTGCAGCAGGATTATATCCGCACCGCGCGGGCCAAGGGCCTCGGGCAGGGCGGCATCCTGTTCGTTCACGCGTTGAAGAACGCGGCGGTGCCGATCGTCACCGTGATCGGGATCGGTATCGCGCTGCTGATCGGCGGTGCGGTCGTCACCGAAAGCGTGTTTGCGATTCCCGGCCTCGGCCGGCTCACGATCGATGCGATCCTGCGCCGCGACTATCCCGTCATCCAGGGCATCGTGCTGCTGTTCAGCTTCGTCTACGTCCTCGTCAATCTGATGATCGACGTCATCTATACGCTCGTTGACCCGAGGATCCGCTATTGA
- a CDS encoding ABC transporter permease — MTDTTVNPQALPAGFVLAPQLPEILRPVKIRRGLIGFLRGHPTVAIGGALLLTLVLIAIFAPYLGTVDPTALAPAKRTRAPSADYWFGSDVLGRDIYSRVLFGARVSLTVGLSVAIFASVAGLAIGMVSGFIRWADGILMRFMDGLMSIPPILLAIALMALTRGSVGNVILAITVAEIPRVSRLVRSVVLSLREQPYVDAAVACGTRTPMIILRHILPNTVAPMLVQATYICASAMITEAILSFIGAGTPPTIPSWGNIMAEGRALWQVKPYIVFFPAAFLSVTVLAVNLLGDGLRDALDPRMAKSL, encoded by the coding sequence TTGACCGACACCACCGTCAATCCGCAGGCGCTTCCGGCCGGATTCGTCCTCGCGCCGCAACTGCCGGAGATCCTTCGGCCGGTCAAGATCCGGCGCGGTCTCATCGGCTTCCTGCGCGGTCATCCGACGGTCGCAATCGGCGGCGCCCTGCTGCTGACGCTGGTCCTGATTGCGATCTTCGCACCCTATCTCGGAACGGTCGATCCGACGGCGCTCGCGCCTGCCAAACGCACGCGCGCGCCTTCGGCGGACTACTGGTTTGGCTCCGACGTGCTCGGACGCGACATCTATTCACGCGTGCTGTTCGGTGCGCGGGTTTCCCTCACGGTCGGCCTGTCGGTCGCGATCTTCGCATCCGTGGCCGGCCTTGCGATCGGCATGGTCTCCGGCTTCATCCGCTGGGCCGACGGCATCCTGATGCGCTTCATGGACGGCTTGATGTCGATCCCGCCGATCCTGCTCGCGATCGCGCTGATGGCGCTGACGCGCGGCAGCGTCGGTAACGTCATCCTGGCGATCACCGTTGCGGAGATCCCGCGCGTCTCGCGCCTCGTGCGCAGCGTCGTGCTGTCGTTGCGCGAGCAGCCTTATGTGGATGCCGCGGTCGCCTGCGGCACGCGCACGCCGATGATCATCCTCCGCCACATCCTGCCCAACACGGTGGCGCCGATGCTGGTGCAGGCGACCTATATTTGCGCCAGCGCCATGATCACCGAGGCGATCCTGTCCTTCATCGGCGCCGGCACGCCGCCGACCATTCCGTCGTGGGGGAACATCATGGCCGAGGGCCGCGCGCTGTGGCAGGTCAAGCCCTACATCGTGTTCTTTCCGGCGGCCTTCCTGTCCGTCACCGTGCTCGCGGTGAATCTGCTCGGCGACGGCCTTCGCGATGCGCTCGATCCGCGCATGGCCAAGAGCCTCTGA
- a CDS encoding ABC transporter ATP-binding protein, whose amino-acid sequence MALLEVENLQTHFRTPSGINRAVDGVSFHVNEGETLAIVGESGCGKSVTSMSLMRLIPEPPGRIAGAIRFAGRDLLQLSDREMRAIRGNDISMIFQEPMTSLNPVLTVGRQIRETLMIHQGLDKTAAEAHAVEMLTLVGIPEPGRRVREYPHQLSGGMRQRVMIAIALACNPKLLIADEPTTALDVTIQAQILKLMLDLKSRVGAAIILITHDLGVVAEIAERVMVMYAGRKVEEAPVAELFRAPRHPYTQGLLGAVPRLGSSLTGTARRLAEIPGQVPDLRKPITGCVFAGRCALATDLCRQYAPGLEEKGPRHVAACHYSAKGAVAA is encoded by the coding sequence ATGGCATTGCTCGAAGTCGAGAATCTACAGACTCATTTCCGCACCCCGAGCGGCATCAACCGCGCGGTCGACGGGGTGTCGTTTCATGTCAACGAGGGCGAGACGCTGGCCATCGTCGGCGAATCCGGCTGCGGCAAGTCCGTAACCTCGATGTCGCTGATGCGGCTGATCCCAGAGCCGCCGGGCAGGATCGCAGGCGCGATCCGCTTTGCAGGGCGAGACCTGCTGCAACTCTCCGATCGCGAGATGCGCGCGATCCGCGGCAACGACATCTCGATGATCTTCCAGGAGCCGATGACGAGCCTCAATCCGGTGCTCACCGTCGGCCGGCAGATCCGCGAAACGCTGATGATCCATCAGGGCCTGGACAAGACGGCAGCGGAGGCGCACGCGGTCGAAATGTTGACGCTGGTCGGTATTCCCGAACCGGGGCGCCGGGTGCGCGAATATCCGCACCAGCTCTCCGGCGGCATGCGCCAGCGCGTGATGATCGCCATTGCGCTCGCCTGCAATCCCAAGCTTCTCATTGCCGACGAGCCGACCACCGCGCTCGACGTGACGATCCAGGCGCAGATCCTGAAGCTGATGCTGGACCTCAAGAGCCGGGTCGGCGCCGCCATCATCCTGATCACCCACGACCTCGGCGTCGTCGCCGAGATCGCCGAGCGCGTCATGGTGATGTATGCGGGCCGCAAGGTCGAGGAGGCGCCGGTCGCCGAGCTGTTTCGCGCGCCGCGGCATCCCTACACGCAGGGCCTGCTAGGTGCGGTGCCGCGGCTCGGCTCGTCGCTCACGGGCACGGCAAGACGGCTCGCGGAAATTCCCGGGCAGGTGCCCGATCTGCGCAAGCCGATCACAGGCTGTGTCTTTGCCGGCCGCTGTGCGCTTGCGACCGATCTGTGCCGCCAATATGCGCCGGGGCTCGAAGAGAAGGGCCCTCGTCACGTCGCCGCCTGCCACTATTCGGCCAAGGGAGCCGTCGCGGCATGA
- a CDS encoding ABC transporter ATP-binding protein, which translates to MSPPLLQVNDLKKHFPVNKGFFGRKTEFVYAVDGVSFEIARGETLSLVGESGCGKSTVGRAILRLFDITAGQVILDGQRIDDAHPSTMRQMRRRVQVVFQDPFSSLNPRMRVRDILAEPIRNFGLAKSAEDLEVRVTSLMDTVRLPREALNRRPHEFSGGQRQRIGIARALAAEPELIVCDEAVSALDVSVKAQIVNLLQDLQNEFGLALLFISHDLAIVEHMTHRVAVMYLGKIVEVAPRREIFAAPRHPYTKALLSAVPLPEPGAQRNPIILKGDVPSPINPPKGCRFHTRCPLVFDRCRVEEPVLRAAGAEQWVACHLDDGAATIGV; encoded by the coding sequence ATGAGCCCTCCGTTGCTCCAGGTCAACGACCTCAAGAAGCACTTTCCGGTCAACAAGGGCTTCTTCGGCCGAAAGACCGAATTCGTCTATGCAGTGGACGGCGTGTCGTTCGAGATCGCGCGCGGCGAGACGCTATCGCTGGTCGGTGAATCCGGCTGCGGCAAATCCACGGTCGGCCGCGCCATTTTGCGGCTGTTCGACATCACCGCAGGGCAGGTCATCCTCGACGGCCAGCGTATCGACGATGCCCATCCCAGCACGATGCGCCAGATGCGACGCCGCGTGCAGGTGGTGTTCCAGGATCCGTTCTCCAGCCTCAATCCGCGCATGCGCGTGCGCGACATCCTGGCCGAGCCGATCCGCAATTTCGGCCTCGCCAAATCGGCGGAGGACCTCGAGGTGCGCGTCACCTCCCTGATGGACACCGTGCGCCTGCCGCGCGAGGCTCTGAACCGCAGGCCGCACGAGTTCTCCGGTGGCCAGCGCCAGCGCATCGGCATTGCCCGCGCGCTCGCGGCCGAACCCGAACTGATCGTGTGCGACGAGGCGGTCTCGGCGCTCGACGTCTCGGTCAAGGCGCAGATCGTCAATTTGCTGCAGGATCTCCAGAACGAATTTGGCCTCGCGCTGCTGTTCATCAGCCACGACCTCGCTATCGTCGAGCACATGACCCACCGCGTCGCGGTGATGTATCTCGGCAAGATCGTGGAGGTGGCGCCGCGCCGCGAGATCTTTGCCGCGCCAAGGCACCCCTACACCAAGGCGCTTCTGTCGGCAGTGCCGCTGCCCGAACCCGGCGCCCAGCGCAATCCCATCATCCTCAAGGGCGACGTTCCGAGCCCGATCAACCCGCCGAAGGGCTGCCGCTTCCACACCCGCTGCCCGCTCGTGTTCGATCGCTGCCGGGTCGAAGAGCCGGTGCTTCGCGCAGCCGGGGCCGAGCAGTGGGTGGCCTGTCATCTCGACGACGGCGCCGCGACCATCGGTGTTTAA
- a CDS encoding YciI family protein encodes MLFAIHAVDRAGALPTRLANYDAHKAFLSDPSRFGVKIVMSGPLVSDDGQTMIGSLFLIEAPGRSEVEAFNRADPFAAAGIWDKVTITGFLRRQG; translated from the coding sequence ATGCTGTTCGCCATTCACGCCGTCGACCGCGCCGGCGCGCTGCCGACCCGGCTCGCCAATTACGATGCCCACAAGGCTTTCCTGAGCGACCCGTCGCGCTTCGGCGTGAAGATCGTGATGTCGGGGCCGCTGGTCTCCGACGATGGTCAAACGATGATCGGCAGCCTGTTCCTGATCGAGGCGCCAGGCCGCAGCGAGGTCGAGGCTTTCAATCGCGCAGATCCCTTTGCCGCCGCGGGCATCTGGGACAAGGTCACCATCACTGGCTTCCTCCGCCGGCAGGGCTGA